A window of the Rhizobium viscosum genome harbors these coding sequences:
- a CDS encoding copper resistance CopC/CopD family protein, with protein sequence MARNFPLWATFCLLARVAGLFFLLAAGADAHAVLIASAPENNDILTVAPEKILLRFNEAVRVVRFSMVAADGVAREISASSTGAEIKGSLPGPLADGTVIVSYRVVSEDGHPVGGSIVFHVGKPSPRSSSVSDIPSKALHTAIWLVTIGSTLGLAIIVGGSFFNCWLSPAGARRQSPALAAVAIMLVLAGLYLQGLDDIGMGPGWAELEPIAQAFADKTGIAQCLKLVAIMLAALPFAPRPRSARLVSATALAVASLAFTLTGHSSIAQPRFIAQGSIFLHAAISLFWIGSLPPLLRLSRSTEDQRPLRFFSRLIPIPFVLMLLAGLLLAVMEIPRIDIAWSSLFARVLAFKIGLVAVLCMLALYNRFWLTAPALAGNPAARRRLRWSIGSEIGLALLIVAAASLWRFAGPEQYQYAHAQPPVSLHLHGQKAMAELEMTPQPDGTADIRVSILTLKFDPMQPRSVSLGLRNTLRGIESLKYGLTHAGDGTWAAGNLPLSDIAGWSVDVQVLIDDFNLVHLEGDLPTGTD encoded by the coding sequence ATGGCGCGGAATTTTCCCCTGTGGGCGACCTTTTGCCTGCTAGCACGTGTCGCGGGGCTGTTTTTTCTGCTGGCGGCTGGGGCAGACGCCCATGCTGTCCTGATCGCATCGGCGCCCGAGAATAACGATATTCTCACCGTCGCGCCGGAAAAAATCCTGCTGCGCTTCAACGAAGCCGTCAGGGTCGTTCGCTTCAGCATGGTCGCCGCCGATGGGGTGGCCAGAGAAATCTCAGCAAGCTCGACGGGTGCAGAGATCAAAGGATCCCTTCCCGGCCCCCTCGCGGACGGTACGGTGATCGTCAGCTACAGAGTGGTGTCGGAGGATGGCCATCCGGTCGGCGGATCCATCGTCTTTCATGTCGGAAAACCGTCGCCCCGTTCCAGCAGTGTTTCAGATATACCGTCGAAGGCGCTGCATACCGCCATCTGGCTCGTCACCATCGGTTCGACACTCGGTCTCGCCATCATTGTCGGCGGCTCGTTTTTCAATTGCTGGCTCTCTCCGGCAGGCGCACGCAGACAATCCCCCGCCCTCGCTGCTGTAGCGATCATGCTTGTGCTGGCGGGGCTTTATCTTCAGGGCCTGGACGACATTGGCATGGGCCCTGGCTGGGCCGAGCTGGAGCCGATTGCCCAGGCCTTTGCCGACAAAACGGGGATCGCCCAATGCCTCAAGCTTGTGGCAATTATGCTTGCTGCCTTGCCGTTTGCCCCTCGTCCGCGGTCCGCACGCCTAGTCTCGGCTACCGCACTTGCCGTTGCCTCACTCGCCTTCACGCTGACCGGCCACAGTTCGATTGCGCAGCCGCGCTTCATCGCACAGGGGTCGATCTTCTTGCATGCTGCCATCTCGCTTTTCTGGATCGGAAGCCTGCCGCCGCTGCTGCGTCTCAGCCGGTCTACTGAAGACCAGCGTCCCCTGCGGTTCTTCTCTCGCCTGATACCGATCCCCTTCGTCCTTATGTTGCTGGCGGGACTTCTGCTTGCAGTGATGGAAATACCCCGCATCGATATCGCATGGTCGTCGCTGTTTGCGCGCGTGCTGGCCTTCAAGATCGGTCTTGTTGCGGTTCTCTGCATGCTGGCGCTTTACAATCGCTTCTGGTTGACCGCTCCGGCGCTCGCGGGAAACCCAGCCGCCCGGCGCAGGCTGCGCTGGAGTATCGGCAGTGAGATCGGGCTTGCGCTTTTGATCGTCGCTGCCGCCTCGCTATGGCGTTTCGCCGGTCCTGAACAGTATCAATACGCGCATGCCCAACCGCCGGTGTCGCTCCATCTCCATGGGCAGAAGGCAATGGCGGAACTCGAAATGACGCCCCAGCCTGACGGCACGGCCGATATCCGCGTTTCGATCCTGACACTGAAATTCGATCCGATGCAGCCACGAAGCGTATCTCTGGGCCTAAGGAACACCTTGCGCGGGATCGAGTCTCTCAAATACGGCCTGACACATGCTGGCGATGGCACATGGGCCGCAGGAAACCTGCCGCTTTCGGATATTGCAGGCTGGAGTGTGGACGTTCAGGTGCTGATCGACGACTTCAACCTCGTCCATCTCGAAGGCGACCTTCCGACAGGAACCGACTAG
- a CDS encoding cytochrome c oxidase subunit 3, translated as MTSMISSQDARDTDTGDLLVWILAWSELVAFGALLTAFVVASVLHPEAFAAGKARLDHTLPIANTIVLLASGWLAAKAAEQKAVTRRRLLLLAAALGGAVFGGLKCLEYAFEGASLLSGDPFSQLYLLITGFHLTHVAFGSMILVLVAVFPTRENVHLITTLWHVIDIVWLVMFPVIYLL; from the coding sequence ATGACCTCGATGATCTCAAGCCAGGACGCGCGCGATACCGACACTGGCGATCTTTTGGTATGGATTCTTGCCTGGAGCGAGCTAGTTGCCTTCGGAGCGCTGCTGACGGCTTTCGTCGTCGCCTCCGTGCTGCATCCGGAAGCATTCGCAGCCGGCAAGGCAAGGCTTGATCATACCCTGCCGATAGCCAACACGATCGTGCTTCTGGCAAGCGGCTGGCTCGCCGCCAAGGCAGCAGAACAGAAAGCAGTCACTCGCCGGCGTCTGCTATTGCTTGCGGCGGCGCTGGGCGGGGCCGTTTTCGGCGGGCTCAAATGCCTGGAATATGCTTTCGAAGGCGCCTCCCTGCTCTCCGGCGATCCTTTCTCACAGCTCTATCTCCTCATCACCGGGTTTCATCTGACGCATGTGGCGTTCGGATCGATGATCCTCGTCCTTGTCGCGGTCTTTCCAACACGGGAAAACGTCCATTTGATCACCACGCTCTGGCATGTGATCGACATCGTCTGGCTCGTCATGTTTCCGGTGATCTACCTTCTATGA
- a CDS encoding cytochrome C oxidase subunit IV family protein: MRHSDRPNCSRALLLLFVLTGCTFILTYALPENIPPVLAAAVIAVIAVTKVRLVVLDFLGLRGARTPLTAALWSWAAFVLLIAVARAALQLSA; this comes from the coding sequence ATGAGACATTCCGATCGTCCGAATTGCTCGCGCGCCTTGCTGCTGCTCTTCGTCCTGACGGGCTGCACGTTCATCCTGACATACGCTCTGCCGGAGAACATACCTCCGGTCCTGGCTGCTGCGGTGATCGCTGTCATCGCAGTCACCAAGGTACGGCTTGTCGTGCTGGATTTTCTCGGGCTTCGCGGAGCCCGGACGCCGCTGACGGCCGCCTTGTGGTCGTGGGCGGCATTCGTGCTGCTGATCGCCGTTGCGCGCGCTGCCTTGCAATTGTCTGCCTGA
- a CDS encoding YcnI family copper-binding membrane protein, translating into MIRHLALTVAGIFCIAGSAQAHITLEQAEAVSGKAYKAVLRVGHGCEGKATVRIRVKIPEGLLSAKPMPKAGWTLEKIRGTYEKSYDLYGKPVKEGLTEIVWQGGQLADDEYDEFVFRVTPAKELPAATRIYVPVVQECTEGAVERWIDIPAAGKTSDDYETPAPFFDVVAQPRS; encoded by the coding sequence CCGGATCGGCGCAGGCCCATATCACTCTCGAACAGGCCGAAGCGGTTTCCGGCAAAGCCTACAAGGCCGTGCTGCGCGTCGGGCACGGCTGCGAAGGCAAGGCAACCGTCAGAATCCGGGTTAAAATCCCCGAAGGATTGCTGTCTGCCAAACCGATGCCGAAGGCAGGCTGGACGTTGGAAAAAATCCGCGGAACCTACGAAAAGAGCTACGATCTCTACGGTAAGCCAGTCAAGGAAGGCCTCACCGAGATCGTATGGCAGGGCGGCCAGCTCGCCGATGACGAATATGACGAGTTCGTCTTTCGCGTCACCCCGGCGAAGGAACTGCCGGCGGCTACGCGAATTTACGTCCCTGTCGTCCAGGAATGCACCGAAGGCGCAGTTGAGCGCTGGATCGACATTCCTGCTGCCGGCAAGACGTCCGATGATTATGAGACGCCGGCGCCGTTTTTCGACGTCGTCGCTCAGCCTCGTTCCTGA